The stretch of DNA TTGTTGCTCGAGCAATTCCTGTTGCGCGGCAACGATTCGTTCCAACCGCGCGGCAATCACCCCGAGCCGTTCACCGAGTTCGGCTGGTAACGCGCAAGGCAACATCTCCATAAATACTCCGGTGATAATGGATGGGTACGGACAGGTCTCCAGACCTGTAAAAAGTGGGTAGAGGCAGGCGTCCTCGCCTGTAAAAACGGGGTTCGGATTTCGGGGATAGGGGTTTCGGGGGTTAGGGTACGGACAGGTCTCCAACCTGTATTGTAGGGGCTTGATTCATCAAGCCCGCTTGTGATGAATTGTTAGCTACTGGTGGTTACGGGCTTCCAAGCCAGTCTTCGTCGAGTTCGATGAATCGAACCCCTACTAGACCCACTCCTACACTGTAATACCCCACTGTTTACGCAATTGAATCATTTCGAGATTCGGACAGGTTTTCTTGGGGTCAAGTTCGTGATGTCCGAGCAATTTCGCACCGGGGAATTGTTGCAACAGCTTATCGACAATCAAACGCCGTGCCGCTTCCAATTGTGCTTCAGAAAACACTGTATTCCCAATCAAACAAATCCCGATACTATTTCGGTTATGCCCAGCGACATGCGCACCGATTTCCGATAGTTCGCGTCCGATTTCTACTTCCCCGACGATGCAATCCATCTTTCGACTGCGATAGTTACTACTGGTGCGATAACCATTCAATATCACGTAGTGGTAACCAATCTTCTTAAATCCACGCTCGATATGCCACTGATTAATGGTCGCAGCATCGCCAAAAGCACTGTCGGAACAGTGCAATACTATTTTCTCGATTATTCGCATGTTTTTTTGGGATTTCAATGGGTTATACGGTGTTTTTTGCACTTCCGGTCGAGAACCTCTATCTTGCCACCGTTATCAATCAGAAAGAAATGACCTGTGCAAAAGAAGAG from bacterium encodes:
- a CDS encoding N-acetylmuramoyl-L-alanine amidase, which translates into the protein MRIIEKIVLHCSDSAFGDAATINQWHIERGFKKIGYHYVILNGYRTSSNYRSRKMDCIVGEVEIGRELSEIGAHVAGHNRNSIGICLIGNTVFSEAQLEAARRLIVDKLLQQFPGAKLLGHHELDPKKTCPNLEMIQLRKQWGITV